The Elgaria multicarinata webbii isolate HBS135686 ecotype San Diego chromosome 11, rElgMul1.1.pri, whole genome shotgun sequence genome segment TACTCCATTCCTTCACAGCCAAAAGCAGGAACAGGACTCTGGAGTCGACTTAAGGACACCGTGGAAGAGAATTCAAGGCCAGCTCCAAACAAGCACCATCCGATTGGGAAAATGCGGGGTTCAACATCCACCCTCCGCCCCAGTCCACATCCTGGTCTGTTATTGATTTAGCGACCCATAAATCTCTCTCCTCGCCACCTCCCTAACTAAGCCGGAGGTTTTCTTTCGGACCAGTCCGACGGCTCAGGGGGGCTACTGAAGCTTTGCTACATGGCCCCACCACTGTCTGGCTACGTCCAACAACTGTTGCCACACTCAGTGCAACTATAGGGCCCCTCCCCCAGCGCCGCGTCTTCTTGGTTCGGCTCTTGAGGGCGGGACGCCAAGCGGAAACCTTTGCCACATTGGCTGCAGATAAGGAGCCGGTCGCCCTCTTCGCTGTCCATCTCGTCGTTGCcgttggagacaccagcctcggCGCACAAGGCATCCAGGCCGGCCCCATGAGGGCTGCTGCCGTTGCTGGCACAACCGAGGCTGACGCGGTGGGCCTCGGCGTTGGCCTCGTCGCACGCCGCCTCACCACGGAGGTCGTGGCCCAGGCCGGTGGCGCGGGCATTGGCGTGAGTGCGGCGGTGGCGGATGATGTGGGAGCTGAGCcggaagctcttcccgcactcggAGCACACGTACGGCTTTTCTCCCGTGTGCACCCGCCAGTGGTCCACCAGGTTGGAGTGGTGGGTGAACCGCTTCCCGCACTCGGCGCAGCCGTACGGCTTCTCGCCGGTGTGGGTGCGCCGGTGGTTGGCCAAGGTGGAGCTGCCGGAGAAGCGCTTGCCGCACTCCTGGCACTGGtacggcttctccccggtgtgcgTCCTCTGGTGGCGGGTGAGGCAGGAGCTGCCGGTGAAGCGCTTGCCGCAGACGCCACACTGGTACGGCGTGACGCCCGTGTGGCCCCGGCGGTGTAGGTTGTAGTTGGAGCTCTGGGAGAAGGCCTTGCCGCACAGCTCGCAGCGGTAGGGCCGCTCCCCGGTGTGGAAACGCCGGTGCTGGAGGAGGTTCGAGCTGGCCGTGAAGGCCTTGCCGCAGTCCCTGCAGACGTAGGGCCGCTCACCGGTGTGCGTCCGCTGGTGCTTGGTGAGGGCGGAGCTCTGGTTGAAGCTGCGGCCACAGTCGTTGCAACGGTacggcttctcgcctgtgtggataaTCTGGTGCTTGGCCAGGTTGGAGCGGCGGCTAAAACTCTTGCCACACACGCCACAGGTGTTGGGGTGCGAGGAGGAGGACGGAGACTGCAGGAGTGGAGAGACAGTTAAAAACAGCCCAGGCTGTGCTCgcagttttaaaacatttccatACTGGGTTATTATTGTGCCTCGTTTCTGCATCTTTTTTAAAACCTTCCTCCTGCTTCTAGGAACACAAAGAATCATacaatagaagagttggaagggggcctacaaggccatcgagtccaaccccctgctcaatgcaggaatccaccttaaagcatccctgacagatggctgtccagctgcctcttgaaggcctctagtgtgggagagcccacaacctccctagggaattggttccattgtcgtactgctctaacaaatcAGGGAGTTATTCCTGATGTCTGgccggaatcttgcttcctgtaacttgagcccattattccatgtcctgcactctgggatgatcgagaagagatcctggccctcctctgtgcgataACCTACCGCTAACCTACAGCCCTCCCTTCTGCAGGGGCACTTTTCATCCCCGGTTGCAACAAAGAGCACAAAGTTTACTGAAGTCCTTTAAGAGTTCTTGTTTGCTCTGCTTTGTCAGAGGTAGTGATCACTCTCTTGTTTGGTGAACAGAGGCAGCTTCACAAGGGATgtacaggaaaataataataataataataataataataataataataataataataataataataatggctctcatgccttaaagcagccttccccaacctggctgtgttggactacaactcccctcatcctcaaactggttggggatgatgggaattgtaatctggcacatctggagggcgctgggttgggaaaggctccctTTGAAGAGCTGCCTCGCAAGGAAAGAGTCAGCAAGACGCACAAAAAGGCTAAACATCAGGCCTGGGCAACCTAACAAGAGAACCCCTGGGATCACTGAGACAGTATCCTGCAACCAGGCCCAACACTATCACCACCGCCTCCCATCTGCCACAAATCTCTTCCCCACTACTCACTGAATTCCCATCCATTGGGATGGTGATTTTTTGCACCTCGAATTCCTGAGCATTCTGCTCCTCCGACTCCACCTTCATCTCTTCCTCAGGCGGGGAGTCCTCAGGCTGGAGCGGGTTGGGTGGAGACGAGACCATTAAAAAACAGCACCAGTTCAGTAACAACCTCATCCTCCGAAAATAGGCCCCttccgcctccccaccccccgccgcccctcttccccctgcctcagCCACCAAATATCCTGTCTTCCTGTCCTCCTCATCTCCACTCACTGGTTTCCCATTTGCAGAGACCCTCCGCACGTCCACCTCAAATTCCAGATGCTCCTCTTCGCCTTTCTCCTTCTTCACTCTCCTTCTGATCACCAGCTTTTCCTGAGCGCTGTCCTCCACCACCGCTGAGAGCCCATCCCGGAAGGATGAAGAATCAGGCTGGAAAAAGCAAAAAGGGCAGAACAAGCGGCTCAGCATTTACACGGATCTTCTTCTCGCTCCAGAGTTGAACTGCTCTCAATGGGCAGCAGGCCTGCACACATTTATCACCACAAGCCAAGCACAGCTCAACAGCCAGGAATTTACCAACTAAGAATCTAATGCCTAaatttgcttccccccacctcttccctcccaaaaccctttccttttgtgtcatgtctttagaGAGTAAACCTACAGCAAGGGGCCATACTATttttaatctattattattatttgctgcctTTGGATACTGTtgatttatactgtttttatatttttggtggtttttaaattttgtatactttttaatgttcactgtttttaacttttgtaaaccacccagacagcttcagctgtggggcggtatttaaatttaataaataaatgttaataatgtattcgttttatatgttttca includes the following:
- the ZNF771 gene encoding zinc finger protein 771; the protein is MDDSKESKEAEKAEGIPLSDAPSVVKNEAEKLDVDGDGPLVKGEGIPWKSSLGIRRKRLRPRVKKGAEGEAQDTKVHMGRISGPDSSSFRDGLSAVVEDSAQEKLVIRRRVKKEKGEEEHLEFEVDVRRVSANGKPPEDSPPEEEMKVESEEQNAQEFEVQKITIPMDGNSSPSSSSHPNTCGVCGKSFSRRSNLAKHQIIHTGEKPYRCNDCGRSFNQSSALTKHQRTHTGERPYVCRDCGKAFTASSNLLQHRRFHTGERPYRCELCGKAFSQSSNYNLHRRGHTGVTPYQCGVCGKRFTGSSCLTRHQRTHTGEKPYQCQECGKRFSGSSTLANHRRTHTGEKPYGCAECGKRFTHHSNLVDHWRVHTGEKPYVCSECGKSFRLSSHIIRHRRTHANAEAHRVSLGCASNGSSPHGAGLDALCAEAGVSNGNDEMDSEEGDRLLICSQCGKGFRLASRPQEPNQEDAALGEGPYSCTECGNSCWT